A genomic stretch from Leishmania donovani BPK282A1 complete genome, chromosome 36 includes:
- a CDS encoding 40S ribosomal protein S10, putative: MWCARTRTGSHSHHPTQPGSPIDCAEAAPRRMSTYVPKPSRDNVYRFFFTEGVIACKKDRMGTWTGTLGGNTFTVPCIQVMQLMRSLKSRNLIKEQYAWRHYYWTLNDEGIAYMRSYLHLAPSAMPNTQKPSSVNFEKVTEGRGRGRGRGGRG; the protein is encoded by the coding sequence ATGTGGTGtgctcgcacgcgcaccggctCTCATTCTCACCACCCAACCCAACCAGGCTCGCCTATAGACTGCGCTGAAGCCGCACCAAGAAGAATGTCGACTTACGTTCCCAAGCCATCGCGCGACAACGTGTACCGGTTCTTCTTCACGGAGGGCGTGATCGCGTGCAAGAAGGACCGCATGGGCACCTGGACGGGCACCCTCGGCGGCAACACCTTCACGGTTCCGTGCATTCAGGTGATGCAGTTGATGCGCTCTCTGAAGAGCCGCAACCTGATCAAGGAGCAGTACGCGTGGCGCCACTACTACTGGACGCTCAACGACGAAGGTATTGCGTACATGCGCAGCTACCTGCATCTCGCTCCATCTGCGATGCCGAACACGCAGAAGCCGAGCAGCGTGAACTTCGAGAAGGTGACAGagggccgcggccgcggtcgTGGCCGTGGTGGCCGCGGA